A single Vigna radiata var. radiata cultivar VC1973A chromosome 8, Vradiata_ver6, whole genome shotgun sequence DNA region contains:
- the LOC106772836 gene encoding ABC transporter I family member 19 isoform X1, which produces MAAAEEDSPGIRVSGMQFSYEAQQPPLFLDFNLNVKPGSRCLLVGANGSGKTTLLKILAGKHMVGGRDVVRVLNGSAFHDTQLVCSGDLAYLGGSWSKNVGSAGEIPLQGDFSAEHMIFGVEGADPDRRDKLIELLDIDLQWRMHKVSDGQRRRVQICLGLLYPYKVLLLDEVTVDLDVVTRMDLLEFFREECEQREATIVYATHIFDGLEAWATHLAYIQDGELRRAEKISDVNELKSSTNLLSVVETWLRAETKVVKKKPVQKNFASSPFFSSRHMAYYR; this is translated from the exons ATGGCGGCAGCAGAAGAAGATTCCCCTGGAATTCGCGTCAGCGGGATGCAATTTTCCTATGAAGCTCAACAACCGCCGCTCTTCCTCGACTTCAACCTCAACGTCAAGCCTGGATCGCGGTGCCTCCTCGTCGGTGCCAACGGATCCG GTAAGACGACTTTGCTGAAGATTCTAGCGGGGAAGCATATGGTTGGAGGAAGAGATGTTGTGCGCGTGTTGAATGGTTCCGCTTTTCATGACACTCAACTCGTCTGTAGTGGAGATCTCGCTTATTTGGGCGGATCCTGGAGCAAAAACGTTGGCTCCGCT GGAGAAATTCCACTTCAAGGAGACTTCTCTGCCGAACATatgatctttggag TTGAGGGTGCTGACCCAGATAGGAGAGACAAGTTAATTGAGCTGCTTGATATCGATCTGCAGTGGCGAATGCACAAGGTATCTGATGGGCAGCGGCGTCGAGTGCAAATCTGTCTTGGCCTTCTTTATCCATATAAG GTTCTCTTGCTTGATGAGGTCACTGTTGATCTGGATGTTGTGACTCGGATGGATTTGTTGGAATTCTTCAGGGAAGAATGTGAACAG AGAGAAGCTACAATAGTATATGCAACTCATATTTTTGATGGACTAGAGGCATGGGCAACTCATTTGGCATATATACAAGATGGTGAACTGAGAAGAGCAGAAAAGATATCAGATGTCAATGAGTTGAAATCTTCCACTAATCTGCTATCTGTTGTTGAGACCTGGCTCCGTGCTGAAACAAAAGTTGTAAAGAAGAAACCTGTCCAAAAGAATTTTGCCAGTTCTCCATTCTTTTCATCCAGACACATGGCGTATTATCGATAG
- the LOC106772836 gene encoding ABC transporter I family member 19 isoform X2, with protein sequence MAAAEEDSPGIRVSGMQFSYEAQQPPLFLDFNLNVKPGSRCLLVGANGSGKTTLLKILAGKHMVGGRDVVRVLNGSAFHDTQLVCSGDLAYLGGSWSKNVGSAGEIPLQGDFSAEHMIFGVEGADPDRRDKLIELLDIDLQWRMHKVSDGQRRRVQICLGLLYPYKVTVDLDVVTRMDLLEFFREECEQREATIVYATHIFDGLEAWATHLAYIQDGELRRAEKISDVNELKSSTNLLSVVETWLRAETKVVKKKPVQKNFASSPFFSSRHMAYYR encoded by the exons ATGGCGGCAGCAGAAGAAGATTCCCCTGGAATTCGCGTCAGCGGGATGCAATTTTCCTATGAAGCTCAACAACCGCCGCTCTTCCTCGACTTCAACCTCAACGTCAAGCCTGGATCGCGGTGCCTCCTCGTCGGTGCCAACGGATCCG GTAAGACGACTTTGCTGAAGATTCTAGCGGGGAAGCATATGGTTGGAGGAAGAGATGTTGTGCGCGTGTTGAATGGTTCCGCTTTTCATGACACTCAACTCGTCTGTAGTGGAGATCTCGCTTATTTGGGCGGATCCTGGAGCAAAAACGTTGGCTCCGCT GGAGAAATTCCACTTCAAGGAGACTTCTCTGCCGAACATatgatctttggag TTGAGGGTGCTGACCCAGATAGGAGAGACAAGTTAATTGAGCTGCTTGATATCGATCTGCAGTGGCGAATGCACAAGGTATCTGATGGGCAGCGGCGTCGAGTGCAAATCTGTCTTGGCCTTCTTTATCCATATAAG GTCACTGTTGATCTGGATGTTGTGACTCGGATGGATTTGTTGGAATTCTTCAGGGAAGAATGTGAACAG AGAGAAGCTACAATAGTATATGCAACTCATATTTTTGATGGACTAGAGGCATGGGCAACTCATTTGGCATATATACAAGATGGTGAACTGAGAAGAGCAGAAAAGATATCAGATGTCAATGAGTTGAAATCTTCCACTAATCTGCTATCTGTTGTTGAGACCTGGCTCCGTGCTGAAACAAAAGTTGTAAAGAAGAAACCTGTCCAAAAGAATTTTGCCAGTTCTCCATTCTTTTCATCCAGACACATGGCGTATTATCGATAG